In Methanofollis fontis, the following proteins share a genomic window:
- a CDS encoding DUF2953 domain-containing protein: MGGGDLPVLLFFLALLALSLYALLLVPFEVRFSGSFDAGEWRGSCRFCWAVLSLRLLMEEGALSAGVALGRRVLFSVPISGEEEEAVEEEETAEPEEEEGAGIAPGEALAAARAVLPGFLDLLGYLLARCRIGCGRVWFRAGLDDPADTGTLYGMVQAANGALWATPFSVAMDPLFNGGEVAGRADGALLVERPLSVLVAAAFFALSAPVRTAVWPLVRGEG, from the coding sequence ATGGGCGGCGGCGACCTGCCTGTACTCCTTTTTTTTCTCGCGCTCCTAGCGCTGTCTCTGTACGCCCTGCTGCTCGTCCCCTTCGAGGTCCGCTTCTCCGGATCCTTTGACGCCGGTGAATGGCGGGGGTCCTGCCGTTTCTGCTGGGCGGTGCTCTCCCTGAGGCTGTTGATGGAGGAGGGCGCCCTCAGTGCCGGGGTCGCCCTGGGGCGGCGGGTGCTCTTCTCAGTCCCGATCAGCGGCGAGGAGGAGGAAGCCGTGGAGGAAGAAGAAACGGCAGAACCGGAAGAGGAAGAAGGGGCCGGGATCGCCCCCGGCGAGGCGCTCGCCGCCGCGCGTGCGGTGCTGCCCGGTTTCCTGGACCTGCTCGGCTACCTCCTCGCCCGCTGCCGGATCGGGTGTGGGCGGGTCTGGTTCAGGGCCGGACTGGACGACCCCGCCGATACCGGCACGCTCTACGGGATGGTGCAGGCGGCAAACGGTGCATTGTGGGCGACGCCCTTCTCGGTGGCGATGGACCCCCTCTTCAACGGCGGCGAGGTCGCCGGGCGGGCGGATGGGGCGCTGCTGGTCGAGCGTCCGCTGAGCGTGCTCGTGGCGGCGGCGTTCTTCGCTCTCTCGGCGCCGGTGCGCACCGCCGTCTGGCCGCTGGTCCGGGGTGAAGGATGA
- a CDS encoding spore germination protein GerW family protein, with the protein MSGDEMIRATAGELRNFINAKAIIGDPLDLGDKVVFSIASFGFGFGAGSGSGKQGEGEGGGGGAGGGVHPVALLVVHKDVRGPEGVQIYSLQKKGQLSEVIETIGESLPATVERIAGKVIEMKKTCAEEECVEAPEESGE; encoded by the coding sequence ATGTCAGGCGATGAAATGATCCGTGCGACGGCCGGCGAGCTGCGCAACTTCATCAACGCAAAGGCGATCATCGGCGACCCCCTCGACCTCGGCGACAAGGTGGTGTTCTCGATCGCCAGCTTCGGTTTCGGGTTCGGTGCCGGGTCCGGCAGCGGCAAGCAGGGTGAGGGAGAGGGCGGAGGCGGGGGTGCCGGTGGAGGCGTCCACCCGGTGGCCCTCCTGGTCGTGCACAAGGACGTGCGGGGGCCCGAGGGGGTCCAGATCTACTCACTCCAGAAGAAGGGGCAGCTGTCCGAGGTGATCGAGACCATCGGCGAGAGTCTCCCGGCCACCGTGGAGCGGATCGCGGGCAAGGTGATCGAGATGAAAAAGACCTGCGCCGAAGAGGAGTGTGTCGAGGCCCCGGAAGAGAGCGGGGAGTAA
- the cooS gene encoding anaerobic carbon-monoxide dehydrogenase catalytic subunit, whose product MEERRVSYHESVRSMYEKLHEMGISNVWDRYEAQGIGNDPDRRCRFCTGGMRCDFCSNGPCRADAETDKRGVCGISADGMAMRMMLLRNVMGASTYHYHCEAAVRTLRETALGTSPFRVSDPEKLKGFAGRLGLDTGTPIDELSLRLCTFVENDFARKSHEESRIVDFLAPAERKTVWRNLGIFPGGVYGEMMRATSSCLTNVDGDYVSLAKKALRLSVATAYQSQIVLEYLQDALFGTPAPHWMRVDLGVLDPDYVNVLPNGHEPFLGFALVDLARMPEWQERAVEAGAKGLRVIANIETGQEMVQRLDMDDVFWGYTGNWIMQEAVLATGAVDVFVADMNCSLPLDPVYAERFGFRIVAVSELVGLDGGTEHMDYDPARARETAAALLEMGIENFRRRHGTVTPVRGLPTRQAVVGFSPESIAAALGGGLEPLLDAIKDGSIRGVAGLVSCTSLRDSGQDVHSVAVASELIARDVLVLSMGCGNAAMQVAGLCTPDAAGRAGPGLKKVATALGIPPVLSFGTCTDTGRCADLLAAIGKALGGVAVPDLPVAAVAPEYMEQKATIDAIFALALGLYTYVNPVPTVTGAPGLVRLLTADLREITGGVLALEGDPAAAADGVLAHIEGRRNALGI is encoded by the coding sequence ATGGAAGAGCGGCGGGTATCCTACCATGAATCGGTGCGGTCGATGTACGAAAAACTCCACGAGATGGGGATTTCCAATGTCTGGGACCGGTATGAGGCGCAGGGGATCGGCAACGACCCCGACCGGCGGTGCCGGTTCTGCACCGGCGGGATGCGATGCGATTTCTGTTCCAACGGGCCGTGCAGGGCCGATGCGGAGACGGACAAACGGGGCGTCTGCGGCATCTCGGCCGACGGCATGGCGATGCGGATGATGCTGCTGCGGAATGTGATGGGGGCCTCGACCTATCACTACCACTGCGAGGCCGCGGTCCGCACCCTGCGGGAGACGGCGCTGGGCACCTCGCCCTTCCGGGTGAGCGATCCCGAGAAGCTGAAGGGGTTTGCCGGGCGCCTGGGGCTGGACACCGGGACTCCGATCGACGAGCTCAGTCTAAGGCTTTGCACCTTCGTCGAGAACGATTTTGCGCGGAAAAGCCATGAAGAGAGCCGTATCGTCGATTTTCTCGCCCCGGCCGAGCGGAAGACGGTCTGGCGGAACCTCGGGATCTTTCCGGGCGGGGTCTACGGCGAGATGATGCGGGCCACCTCCTCCTGCCTCACCAACGTGGACGGCGACTACGTGAGCCTGGCGAAAAAGGCGCTTCGTCTCTCGGTGGCGACGGCCTACCAGAGCCAGATCGTGCTGGAATACCTGCAGGACGCCCTCTTCGGGACGCCGGCGCCGCACTGGATGCGGGTGGACCTGGGGGTGCTCGACCCTGACTACGTGAACGTCCTCCCGAACGGCCACGAACCCTTCCTGGGTTTTGCCCTGGTGGACCTGGCCCGCATGCCCGAGTGGCAGGAGCGGGCCGTCGAGGCCGGGGCGAAGGGGCTGCGGGTGATCGCCAATATCGAGACCGGGCAGGAGATGGTGCAGCGCCTGGACATGGACGACGTCTTCTGGGGCTACACCGGCAACTGGATCATGCAGGAGGCGGTGCTCGCCACCGGCGCCGTGGACGTCTTCGTGGCCGATATGAACTGTTCGCTCCCCCTCGACCCCGTCTATGCCGAACGCTTCGGCTTCCGGATCGTGGCCGTCTCCGAACTCGTCGGGCTGGACGGCGGCACCGAGCATATGGACTACGACCCGGCGCGGGCGCGAGAGACGGCGGCGGCCCTGCTCGAGATGGGGATCGAGAACTTCCGGCGGCGCCATGGGACGGTGACGCCGGTCCGCGGTCTGCCCACGCGCCAGGCGGTGGTCGGGTTCTCGCCGGAGAGCATCGCGGCGGCCCTCGGCGGCGGTCTCGAGCCCCTGCTGGATGCGATCAAGGACGGATCGATCCGCGGGGTGGCCGGGCTGGTCTCCTGCACCAGCCTCCGGGATTCCGGGCAGGACGTCCACTCGGTGGCCGTGGCCTCCGAGCTGATCGCCCGCGATGTCCTGGTGCTCTCGATGGGCTGCGGCAATGCCGCCATGCAGGTGGCCGGGCTCTGCACCCCCGATGCGGCGGGCCGCGCCGGTCCGGGGCTGAAGAAGGTCGCCACCGCCCTCGGCATCCCGCCGGTGCTCTCGTTTGGCACCTGCACCGACACCGGACGATGCGCCGACCTGCTGGCCGCCATCGGCAAGGCCCTGGGGGGCGTGGCGGTGCCCGACCTCCCGGTGGCGGCGGTGGCCCCGGAGTATATGGAGCAGAAGGCGACGATCGACGCCATCTTCGCCCTGGCCCTGGGGCTCTACACCTATGTGAACCCGGTGCCCACCGTGACCGGGGCGCCGGGGCTGGTCCGCCTCCTCACCGCTGACCTGCGTGAGATCACCGGCGGCGTGCTCGCCCTGGAGGGCGATCCGGCGGCGGCGGCCGACGGCGTGCTCGCCCACATCGAGGGGAGGCGGAATGCCCTCGGGATCTGA
- a CDS encoding cupin domain-containing protein — translation MPSGSEERLMERVIDPLSLVEYQEGAVVSRALVTKRAGTITAFAFDAGQGLSEHTAPYDAILQVLEGTADITVGGRDDHHAGRRPARPAGAGTLQDAAHHDTRIKKKGYEGVGKTPAPGGFSDLTGRPRDTPSLPDDRQPF, via the coding sequence ATGCCCTCGGGATCTGAGGAGAGGCTCATGGAGCGGGTGATCGATCCCCTCTCCCTGGTGGAGTATCAGGAGGGTGCGGTCGTCTCCCGGGCCCTGGTGACGAAACGGGCCGGGACGATCACGGCCTTCGCCTTTGATGCCGGGCAGGGGCTTTCCGAGCACACCGCACCCTATGACGCCATCCTGCAGGTGCTGGAGGGGACGGCGGATATCACCGTCGGCGGGCGGGATGATCATCATGCCGGCCGGCGTCCCGCACGCCCTGCAGGCGCCGGAACGCTTCAAGATGCTGCTCATCATGATACACGAATAAAAAAAAAGGGCTACGAAGGTGTCGGGAAAACCCCTGCCCCAGGCGGGTTTTCCGATCTTACTGGTCGGCCCCGTGATACGCCCTCTCTGCCTGATGATCGTCAGCCGTTTTGA
- a CDS encoding ribonuclease III domain-containing protein: MHRSLVWHEVGVEGNLALLRGGLAEKADALDDGRERDLLLRWHGAVDAVLRGMDAIGTAVCPVVERDLGFSIERKEMFVLAFFQPSTRNLFSEIAVHFREGGCALSPADLDAMAHLPDAAEVLAWIGDAALKIGVLPAIWSPHLADAAGLSERRKHYESNANMGRLCDRWGLYEHRIHFDPPVPKGDTAHVKGTLVEAVLGIVFLQRGLTGVAEAAALLEPAAPIP, translated from the coding sequence ATGCACCGGAGCCTGGTCTGGCATGAGGTGGGGGTGGAGGGGAACCTCGCCCTGCTCAGGGGGGGCCTCGCAGAGAAGGCGGACGCCCTGGACGACGGGCGGGAGCGCGATCTCCTGCTGCGCTGGCACGGGGCGGTCGATGCCGTGCTGCGGGGCATGGATGCGATCGGCACGGCGGTCTGCCCCGTCGTGGAGCGGGACCTCGGGTTTTCGATCGAGCGAAAAGAGATGTTTGTTCTGGCGTTTTTCCAGCCCTCGACGCGGAACCTCTTCTCTGAGATCGCCGTCCATTTCCGGGAGGGGGGGTGTGCCCTCTCCCCGGCAGACCTTGACGCCATGGCGCACCTCCCTGATGCGGCCGAGGTGCTGGCCTGGATCGGGGACGCTGCATTGAAGATCGGGGTGCTGCCGGCGATCTGGAGCCCGCACCTGGCCGATGCCGCTGGCCTCTCTGAGCGGCGGAAGCACTACGAGAGCAATGCGAATATGGGGCGTCTCTGCGACCGCTGGGGGCTGTACGAGCACCGGATCCACTTCGACCCGCCGGTGCCGAAGGGGGACACCGCCCACGTCAAGGGGACGCTCGTGGAGGCGGTGCTCGGGATCGTCTTCCTCCAGCGCGGGCTGACCGGGGTGGCGGAGGCCGCCGCCCTGCTGGAACCCGCCGCCCCTATACCCTGA
- a CDS encoding serine hydrolase domain-containing protein: MRLPPSTLLILLFLLACPAAAGIADPADVAAFFDGAVPAGMAEYNIPGASLVVVDDGEIVHARGYGYADITSKTLVDPEETLVHVGSITKLFTWTAVMQQVEAGAIDLDEDVNTYLKDFSIPETYPGHPVTMRHLMTHSAGFEEEEVHFAVGDAADLYPFRTYCRENIPALVYPPGTVTSYSNYGTTLAAVVLEDVTGIPYEQYVEERILAPLGMTDTILSYPRSPESENATASGYHYLGGKNIAVPDTLFVIGPAGTIASTATDMAAFLSAHMENGSAVLGADTARLMHAAAFSNDPRVSAMCLGFYENHINGERIIVHGGDTDTFHSLLAIIPERKAGFFVSYNSAGGNNARNDLLMAFVDRFWPDDGVEEEKSTVTTPVRHYAGTYQSTRHNYRSFEFYLSPPEQMAVVAGDEGTVLMERGGAAPVVYVQVEPGVFRRADGTETYAGDLVFREGESGDVEFLCLENVPIMAFEQVPPYATYPFTDGVKYAATALLLTALLWPLAAVVRRFRGDGGEGETPLPSCARAVAGSAAILFLLFTYLLLPAAAGDPALVQAYMWERTTPVALAAALAVPVVAVLLSAAAALFLVPAWKNGWWTLRQRAHYTLVVIGLLMMAWWANFWNLFLFRV, from the coding sequence ATGAGACTCCCCCCCTCCACCCTCCTCATCCTCCTATTCCTCCTCGCATGCCCCGCCGCCGCCGGGATCGCCGATCCGGCTGATGTGGCGGCGTTCTTCGACGGGGCCGTCCCGGCGGGCATGGCCGAATACAACATACCCGGTGCGTCGCTCGTCGTGGTGGACGACGGGGAGATCGTCCATGCTCGGGGCTACGGCTACGCCGACATCACCTCGAAAACGCTCGTAGACCCCGAAGAGACGCTCGTGCACGTGGGTTCGATCACCAAACTCTTCACCTGGACCGCCGTGATGCAGCAGGTGGAGGCGGGGGCGATCGACCTGGACGAGGACGTCAACACCTACCTGAAGGATTTCTCGATCCCTGAGACCTATCCGGGGCACCCGGTGACAATGCGGCACCTGATGACCCATTCGGCCGGTTTCGAGGAGGAGGAGGTCCACTTCGCCGTGGGGGACGCCGCCGACCTCTACCCCTTCCGCACCTACTGCCGGGAGAACATACCGGCACTCGTCTATCCGCCCGGCACCGTCACCTCTTACTCAAATTACGGCACGACACTTGCGGCGGTGGTCCTGGAGGACGTCACCGGCATCCCGTACGAGCAGTACGTGGAGGAGCGGATCCTCGCCCCGCTCGGCATGACCGACACCATCCTCTCCTATCCCAGATCCCCGGAATCGGAGAACGCCACCGCCTCCGGCTACCACTATCTCGGCGGGAAGAACATCGCCGTCCCGGACACCCTCTTCGTCATCGGTCCGGCCGGGACGATCGCATCCACGGCGACCGATATGGCGGCATTCCTCTCGGCCCACATGGAGAACGGTTCGGCGGTCCTGGGGGCGGACACCGCCCGCCTGATGCACGCCGCGGCGTTCTCCAACGACCCCCGCGTGAGCGCCATGTGCCTCGGCTTCTACGAGAACCATATCAACGGCGAGCGGATCATCGTCCACGGCGGGGACACCGACACCTTCCACTCCCTGCTGGCGATCATCCCGGAGAGAAAGGCGGGGTTCTTCGTCTCCTACAACAGCGCCGGCGGGAACAATGCGAGAAACGACCTCCTGATGGCATTCGTGGACCGCTTCTGGCCGGATGACGGGGTGGAGGAGGAGAAGAGCACCGTCACGACCCCGGTCCGGCACTATGCCGGCACCTACCAATCGACCCGGCACAATTACCGCTCCTTTGAGTTCTACCTCTCCCCCCCCGAGCAGATGGCGGTCGTCGCCGGGGATGAGGGGACGGTGCTGATGGAGCGCGGCGGAGCGGCGCCCGTGGTATACGTCCAGGTCGAACCGGGCGTGTTTAGGCGGGCGGACGGGACGGAGACCTATGCCGGCGACCTGGTCTTCCGGGAGGGCGAGAGCGGCGATGTGGAGTTCCTCTGTCTCGAAAACGTCCCGATCATGGCCTTCGAACAGGTGCCCCCCTATGCCACGTATCCCTTCACCGATGGCGTGAAATATGCGGCCACCGCCCTGCTGCTGACGGCCCTGCTCTGGCCCCTTGCGGCGGTCGTCCGCCGATTCCGCGGCGACGGTGGGGAGGGGGAAACGCCCCTGCCGTCTTGCGCCCGGGCGGTCGCCGGCAGCGCCGCCATTCTCTTCCTGCTCTTCACATACCTCCTCCTGCCGGCGGCGGCGGGCGACCCGGCCCTGGTCCAGGCCTATATGTGGGAGCGGACGACGCCAGTCGCCCTCGCCGCGGCGCTTGCGGTGCCGGTCGTCGCCGTCCTCCTCTCGGCCGCCGCCGCCCTGTTCCTGGTCCCGGCCTGGAAAAACGGCTGGTGGACGCTCAGGCAGCGGGCGCACTACACCCTGGTCGTGATCGGGCTGCTGATGATGGCCTGGTGGGCGAACTTCTGGAACCTCTTCCTGTTCAGGGTATAG
- a CDS encoding transglutaminase-like domain-containing protein, whose product MCPNHPAILLLLLLLCGGAGCLSAPDGGDGDDLSVRAATEMADGNYRTAADLYEQAYARSLAAGDADGALADRNGMFRATRAVIEFPFNRSAAEAEMRQKVPNLTAPEMDQWLDGRAQTIRSDGEVLYYENIAIDFLYAHPERLHPIADRVVDFDYTSRYALAEAQEGALPYRNPVRYAGTERLDLPADSLPVNGTLRVWFPLPLETDSQQDVSVANLSHPEYIVTGPVTEGRIGYVYYEVPIEALDGDLVISADIAFTSYEQIFEVDPASVLDYDTSDPDYILYTSSSRNIEVTDGVRDLAASIAGNETNPCLAVHAVYRSIIDTYPYSQVPHASLDTVEPKVAESSYMLATGHGDCGTQSMLFAALCRSLGIPARAAGGYQMLLAETPGTHFWAEYYIEGYGWVPCDTTVAEIADWVAIPEEERERFKTYYADRLDPARLVIQTDVDAPMDPAIPDDAVVFRPVRQFPAVVCDGAAADMDVLSAEHFSIDLAAEG is encoded by the coding sequence ATGTGCCCGAATCATCCCGCAATTCTCCTCCTGCTCCTCCTCCTCTGCGGGGGCGCCGGCTGCCTCTCCGCACCAGACGGCGGTGACGGAGACGACCTCTCCGTCCGGGCGGCGACGGAGATGGCCGACGGCAACTACCGCACGGCCGCCGACCTCTACGAACAGGCGTATGCCCGCTCCCTGGCGGCAGGGGATGCGGACGGCGCCCTCGCCGATCGGAACGGCATGTTCCGGGCGACACGGGCGGTGATCGAGTTCCCGTTCAACCGTTCGGCGGCGGAAGCGGAGATGCGGCAGAAGGTCCCGAACCTCACGGCGCCCGAGATGGATCAATGGCTGGACGGGCGTGCCCAGACGATCCGCTCCGACGGGGAGGTGCTCTACTATGAGAACATCGCCATCGACTTCCTGTATGCACACCCCGAACGCCTCCACCCCATCGCCGACAGGGTGGTCGATTTCGACTATACATCCAGGTATGCCCTGGCAGAGGCCCAGGAGGGCGCCCTGCCGTACCGCAACCCGGTCAGGTATGCCGGCACCGAACGCCTGGACCTGCCGGCCGATTCCCTCCCGGTGAACGGCACCCTGCGGGTCTGGTTCCCCCTCCCCCTGGAAACCGACTCCCAGCAGGATGTCTCAGTCGCCAACCTCTCCCATCCCGAGTATATCGTAACCGGACCGGTGACCGAGGGGCGGATCGGCTACGTCTATTACGAGGTCCCCATAGAGGCCCTGGACGGCGACCTGGTCATCAGCGCCGATATCGCCTTCACCTCGTACGAGCAGATCTTCGAGGTCGATCCGGCCTCTGTCCTGGACTACGACACGAGCGACCCGGATTATATCCTCTACACCTCCTCCTCCCGGAACATCGAGGTCACGGACGGGGTGCGGGACCTGGCGGCGTCGATCGCCGGGAACGAGACAAACCCCTGCCTGGCGGTCCACGCCGTCTACCGCTCTATCATCGACACCTACCCGTACAGCCAGGTCCCGCACGCCTCCCTGGACACCGTCGAACCGAAGGTGGCGGAGTCGTCCTACATGCTCGCCACCGGGCACGGCGACTGCGGGACCCAGAGCATGCTGTTTGCGGCGCTCTGCCGTTCGCTCGGGATCCCGGCGAGGGCGGCCGGCGGCTACCAGATGCTCCTGGCGGAGACGCCGGGGACGCATTTCTGGGCGGAATATTATATCGAGGGATATGGCTGGGTGCCCTGCGACACCACGGTGGCGGAGATCGCCGACTGGGTGGCGATCCCGGAGGAGGAGCGGGAGCGCTTCAAGACCTACTATGCCGACCGCCTGGACCCGGCCCGTCTGGTCATCCAGACAGATGTGGATGCGCCGATGGACCCCGCCATCCCGGATGATGCGGTGGTGTTCAGGCCGGTCCGCCAGTTCCCGGCGGTCGTCTGCGACGGGGCGGCGGCGGACATGGATGTGCTGTCGGCGGAGCACTTCTCCATCGATCTTGCGGCTGAGGGATAG
- a CDS encoding EVE domain-containing protein produces the protein MTRWIGTSTRENADIVMKKEVWGVSKKDINQINRIRPGDTLLLYVGQKTIDRETTLPPAIIGCFEIVSGVSHDTTPIFTVPRKLGNEVFPLRVRLKTVEVFEPPVEFEPLIPRMAFIADKKQWSGQNGGQTMRAITEEDHSYIMKAARTPRD, from the coding sequence ATGACCCGCTGGATCGGCACCTCCACCCGTGAGAACGCAGACATCGTGATGAAAAAGGAAGTCTGGGGCGTCTCAAAAAAGGACATCAACCAGATCAACCGGATCAGGCCGGGCGACACCCTGCTCCTCTATGTCGGGCAGAAGACGATCGACCGGGAGACCACCCTCCCCCCGGCCATCATCGGGTGCTTCGAGATCGTCTCCGGCGTCTCCCATGACACCACCCCGATCTTCACCGTTCCCAGAAAACTCGGGAACGAGGTCTTCCCGCTGCGGGTCAGGCTGAAGACGGTGGAGGTCTTCGAACCCCCGGTGGAGTTCGAGCCCCTGATCCCTCGCATGGCGTTCATCGCCGACAAAAAGCAGTGGTCCGGGCAGAACGGAGGACAGACGATGCGGGCGATCACCGAGGAGGACCACTCCTATATCATGAAGGCGGCCAGGACGCCGCGGGACTGA